In Micromonospora sp. WMMD980, the following are encoded in one genomic region:
- a CDS encoding acyl carrier protein, producing MSERDQHLEQLREIVAEVLEMEPEEVADTADFVEEYEADSLRAIEILARIEKTYKVEIPQAELNEMRSLKAVHEVVARYAGWQD from the coding sequence ATGAGTGAACGCGACCAGCACCTGGAGCAACTGCGGGAGATCGTCGCCGAGGTGCTCGAGATGGAGCCGGAGGAGGTCGCCGACACGGCCGACTTCGTCGAGGAGTACGAGGCGGACTCGCTGCGGGCGATCGAGATCCTGGCCCGGATCGAGAAGACGTACAAGGTGGAGATCCCGCAGGCCGAGCTGAACGAGATGCGCAGCCTCAAGGCCGTGCACGAGGTGGTGGCGCGGTACGCCGGTTGGCAGGACTGA
- a CDS encoding beta-ketoacyl-[acyl-carrier-protein] synthase family protein — MHRVVVTGLGPVSGIGIGVEEFTDGLRRGRSAAAPITSFDASGFPHRYAGEVPAFRPAEVLGRVRVEEWGRSALLAAAAARLAATDAGLPLPLADPGRAGAVIGTTSGESTVVEQLVADLVAGGYPSMSAGALRQAPAERLAYAVSAELGLAGESVTLTTACSASNYAIGYAYDLLHTGEADVMVAGGADSVCRWAHAGFFRLGALTERQCRPFDRDRSGILTGEGGAALVLETLEHARARGARIYAEVLGHGLNCDAHHMVAPNEDSVAACMRLALDNAGIKPVDVDYVSTHGTGTPANDLCEARAIRAVFGDRVPPVSSIKSMLGHTMGAASGFGAIATTLAIRHGFLPPTINWANPDPELPWIDPVPNVARPATVRVAQNNGFAFGGNNAITIFGAIR; from the coding sequence GTGCACCGGGTAGTCGTCACCGGCCTCGGCCCGGTGTCGGGCATCGGCATCGGCGTCGAGGAGTTCACCGACGGGCTGCGCCGGGGCCGCTCCGCCGCCGCGCCCATCACCAGCTTCGACGCGTCCGGCTTCCCGCACCGGTACGCGGGCGAGGTGCCCGCCTTCCGGCCGGCGGAGGTGCTGGGCCGGGTGCGGGTCGAGGAGTGGGGCCGTTCGGCGCTGCTGGCCGCGGCGGCCGCCCGGCTGGCCGCTACCGACGCGGGACTGCCGCTGCCGCTGGCCGACCCGGGGCGCGCGGGTGCGGTCATCGGCACCACCAGCGGCGAGTCGACCGTGGTGGAGCAGCTCGTCGCGGACCTCGTCGCCGGCGGCTACCCGAGCATGTCGGCGGGCGCGCTGCGCCAGGCGCCCGCGGAGCGACTGGCCTACGCGGTCAGCGCCGAGCTGGGCCTGGCCGGCGAGTCGGTCACGCTCACCACCGCCTGCTCGGCCAGCAACTACGCCATCGGCTACGCCTACGACCTGCTGCACACCGGCGAGGCGGACGTGATGGTCGCCGGCGGGGCGGACTCGGTGTGCCGGTGGGCGCACGCCGGCTTCTTCCGGCTGGGCGCGCTGACCGAGCGGCAGTGCCGCCCGTTCGACCGGGACCGCTCCGGCATCCTCACCGGTGAGGGCGGCGCGGCGCTGGTGCTGGAGACGCTGGAGCACGCCCGCGCCCGGGGCGCCCGGATCTACGCCGAGGTGCTCGGCCACGGCCTGAACTGCGACGCCCACCACATGGTCGCGCCGAACGAGGACAGCGTCGCGGCCTGCATGCGGCTGGCCCTGGACAACGCCGGGATCAAACCGGTGGACGTCGACTACGTGAGCACCCACGGCACCGGGACGCCGGCGAACGACCTGTGCGAGGCGCGGGCGATCCGGGCCGTCTTCGGCGACCGGGTGCCGCCGGTCAGCTCGATCAAGTCGATGCTCGGGCACACCATGGGCGCGGCCAGCGGCTTCGGTGCGATCGCCACCACCCTGGCCATCCGGCACGGGTTCCTGCCGCCGACGATCAACTGGGCGAATCCGGACCCAGAGTTGCCGTGGATCGACCCGGTGCCGAACGTCGCCCGGCCGGCGACGGTCCGGGTGGCGCAGAACAACGGGTTCGCCTTCGGCGGCAACAACGCCATCACGATCTTCGGAGCGATCCGGTGA
- a CDS encoding beta-ketoacyl synthase N-terminal-like domain-containing protein, translating into MSAVVTGSGVVSAAGGSVTDVLAAIRAGAAIRTDVRDRFPEPLPEAEAPAVAGFDVRGLLGRKGTSFLDRATALAMVACGRALTDGELTLDDDNRHRVGVVLGTTTGSLKSTMDFSRETLVQDKPYLVNPVLFPNTVMNCAAGQAAIRYGLRGVNATVAGGPLAFLYALRYALNAIRRGYADALLVGGVEEYTPNTAWAARLTDAGPAGEASAVYLLRRRRAEAAGARAEVLSVATGFAPDDTAAGLAGCARRALAAADVRASDVWALAGDDPDGLAGGVPAAVERLSVRPTLGDCQAAAGALAFGALLARYAEEPGPSGRPALLTGRSRDGGVAAAVVRGWAGAGDDHR; encoded by the coding sequence GTGAGCGCCGTGGTGACCGGCAGCGGCGTCGTGTCCGCCGCCGGCGGCTCCGTCACCGACGTGCTCGCCGCGATCCGCGCCGGCGCGGCCATCCGCACCGACGTGCGCGACCGGTTCCCCGAGCCGCTGCCGGAGGCCGAGGCGCCGGCGGTCGCCGGGTTCGACGTACGCGGCCTGCTCGGCCGCAAGGGCACCAGCTTCCTGGACCGGGCCACCGCGCTGGCGATGGTGGCCTGCGGGCGCGCGCTCACCGACGGGGAGCTGACCCTCGACGACGACAACCGGCACCGCGTCGGGGTGGTGCTGGGCACCACGACCGGCAGCCTGAAGTCCACCATGGACTTTTCCCGTGAGACGCTCGTGCAGGACAAGCCCTACCTGGTCAACCCGGTGCTGTTTCCCAACACGGTGATGAACTGCGCCGCCGGCCAGGCGGCCATCCGGTACGGCCTGCGCGGCGTCAACGCCACCGTGGCCGGCGGCCCGCTGGCCTTCCTCTACGCGCTGCGCTACGCGCTCAACGCCATCCGGCGTGGCTACGCGGACGCGCTGCTGGTGGGCGGCGTGGAGGAGTACACGCCGAACACGGCGTGGGCGGCGCGACTGACCGACGCCGGACCGGCCGGCGAGGCGTCCGCCGTCTACCTGCTGCGCCGGCGCCGCGCCGAGGCGGCAGGCGCCCGCGCCGAGGTGCTCTCGGTGGCCACCGGCTTCGCGCCCGACGACACCGCCGCCGGGCTGGCGGGCTGCGCCCGCCGGGCGCTGGCCGCGGCCGACGTCCGCGCCTCGGACGTCTGGGCGCTGGCCGGCGACGACCCCGACGGCCTGGCGGGCGGGGTGCCGGCCGCGGTGGAGCGGCTGTCGGTGCGCCCGACGCTCGGCGACTGCCAGGCCGCCGCCGGCGCCCTGGCCTTCGGCGCGCTGCTGGCCCGCTACGCCGAGGAGCCCGGGCCGAGCGGACGCCCGGCGCTGCTGACCGGCCGTTCCCGCGACGGCGGGGTGGCCGCGGCCGTGGTGAGGGGGTGGGCCGGTGCCGGCGACGATCACCGCTAG
- a CDS encoding beta-ketoacyl synthase N-terminal-like domain-containing protein, whose translation MPATITASAVRTCFGDGSATWDALLRGDCGVAPLRRVDPRRVAVGHGYPIADDRPFGPGRWLADCVTEALAAAGVDPRRRRVVSLVGTGLRESAEVERAALAGAVDFPAERLHFGPAVAGAAPGVGRVVTLANACSAGGHALALAQDLVETGEADAVLVGGTDGSSASMLAMIGRVAARPTGRVRPFDADRTGVLLGDGAVVLVVEADRPGTGLARLLGTGLSCDAGHETAPDRDGILRAVRDAHRRAGRRPGQVDLVVAHGTGTALNDETEAGVIAEVFAGCQPGPLVTALKGAVGHTSGGSALLGVAVAIEALRTGRVPPMVGLSRPTPEAAGLRLVRDRAVTAAPRVAQVDAFGFGGLNAVTLLEAS comes from the coding sequence GTGCCGGCGACGATCACCGCTAGCGCGGTCCGCACCTGCTTCGGCGACGGGTCGGCCACCTGGGACGCGCTGCTGCGCGGCGACTGCGGCGTCGCCCCGCTGCGGCGGGTGGACCCGCGACGCGTCGCTGTGGGGCACGGCTATCCGATCGCCGACGACCGGCCGTTCGGCCCCGGCCGGTGGCTCGCGGACTGCGTCACCGAGGCGCTGGCCGCCGCCGGCGTGGATCCGCGGCGCCGCCGGGTGGTCAGCCTGGTCGGCACCGGCCTGCGCGAGTCCGCCGAGGTGGAACGCGCCGCGCTGGCCGGCGCGGTCGACTTTCCCGCCGAGCGGCTGCACTTCGGCCCGGCAGTCGCCGGCGCGGCGCCCGGCGTGGGCCGGGTGGTCACGCTCGCCAACGCGTGCAGCGCCGGCGGGCACGCCCTCGCGCTGGCTCAGGACCTGGTGGAGACCGGCGAGGCGGACGCGGTGCTGGTCGGCGGCACCGACGGCAGCAGCGCGTCGATGCTGGCCATGATCGGTCGGGTGGCCGCCCGACCGACCGGCCGGGTGCGGCCGTTCGACGCCGATCGCACCGGGGTGCTGCTCGGCGACGGCGCGGTCGTGCTGGTCGTCGAGGCGGACCGGCCGGGCACGGGCCTGGCCCGCCTGCTGGGCACCGGGCTGTCCTGCGACGCCGGGCACGAGACGGCCCCCGACCGCGACGGCATCCTGCGCGCCGTGCGCGACGCCCACCGCCGGGCCGGCCGCCGACCCGGGCAGGTCGACCTGGTGGTGGCGCACGGCACCGGCACCGCGCTCAACGACGAGACCGAGGCCGGGGTGATCGCCGAGGTCTTCGCCGGCTGCCAGCCCGGACCGCTGGTGACCGCGCTCAAGGGCGCGGTGGGGCACACCTCGGGCGGGTCGGCGCTGCTCGGCGTCGCCGTCGCGATCGAGGCGCTGCGCACCGGGCGGGTCCCGCCGATGGTGGGGCTGAGTCGGCCCACGCCGGAGGCGGCGGGGCTGCGACTCGTCCGTGACCGCGCGGTCACGGCGGCGCCGCGCGTCGCCCAGGTCGACGCCTTCGGCTTCGGCGGCCTCAACGCGGTCACCCTCCTGGAGGCGTCGTGA
- a CDS encoding beta-ketoacyl synthase N-terminal-like domain-containing protein: MTTVHTGAARPPAPPTNDVPPMAAVLGAALNLPGTDVPGLLAATGPHAPGPGLGARAGAEPGIAAEAPGWPAERAAELLGRKGLLAKEPATRLALCAVHLALGLPPKAPRRTGPADPGTAVVVSSNLGNVATVGDIAGRLRDGGPREVGPLEAPNASSNVVAGAIAIWFRFGGPNLTVCSGATSGLDAIWLAGLLLRTGRAERVVVVGTEPDDPQARALHAARRGATPGRPLRAGAACLLLGPAAIPQRPVAPRHPGGAPGEPPASLDPAGTPERPLALLGPVRDGASDTGPLVDEARLDGDHYGAAGIVHTALAVRLAAGVPAVTVRCGDPVDGVRELTVRAVPR, translated from the coding sequence GTGACGACCGTCCACACGGGTGCGGCGCGTCCACCGGCCCCGCCGACGAACGACGTCCCGCCGATGGCCGCGGTGCTGGGCGCGGCGCTGAACCTGCCGGGGACCGACGTGCCCGGCTTACTCGCCGCTACCGGCCCGCACGCGCCCGGACCGGGCCTCGGCGCGCGTGCCGGCGCGGAACCCGGCATCGCCGCCGAGGCGCCGGGCTGGCCGGCGGAGCGGGCCGCCGAGCTGCTCGGCCGCAAGGGCCTGCTGGCCAAGGAGCCCGCGACCCGGCTCGCGCTGTGCGCCGTGCACCTGGCGCTGGGACTGCCGCCGAAGGCGCCCCGGCGCACCGGGCCGGCCGACCCGGGTACCGCCGTGGTGGTCAGCTCCAACCTGGGCAACGTCGCCACGGTGGGCGACATCGCCGGACGGCTGCGCGACGGCGGGCCGCGGGAGGTCGGGCCGCTGGAGGCCCCGAACGCGTCCAGCAACGTCGTGGCCGGGGCGATCGCGATCTGGTTCCGGTTCGGCGGACCCAACCTCACCGTCTGCTCCGGGGCCACCTCGGGCCTGGACGCGATCTGGCTCGCCGGCCTGCTGCTGCGCACCGGCCGCGCCGAACGGGTGGTGGTGGTCGGCACCGAACCGGACGACCCGCAGGCCCGGGCCCTGCACGCCGCCCGGCGCGGCGCCACGCCCGGCCGGCCGTTGCGCGCCGGCGCCGCCTGCCTCCTGCTCGGCCCGGCCGCGATCCCGCAGCGGCCGGTGGCGCCACGCCACCCGGGCGGCGCGCCGGGGGAGCCACCGGCGTCGCTCGACCCCGCCGGGACGCCGGAGCGGCCGCTGGCGCTGCTCGGGCCGGTGCGCGACGGCGCATCCGACACCGGCCCCCTGGTCGACGAGGCGCGGCTGGACGGCGACCACTACGGCGCCGCCGGGATCGTGCACACCGCGCTCGCCGTCCGGCTGGCCGCCGGCGTGCCCGCCGTCACCGTGCGCTGCGGCGACCCGGTCGACGGTGTCCGCGAGCTGACGGTGCGGGCGGTGCCGCGATGA
- a CDS encoding alpha/beta hydrolase gives MTRTVPAAPVHPVAGPDSGAPTVLLVHGMSDSWQSWRHLAARLPDTWRLLAAELPWKAGTDHHWRRQGTPGTWLAATVEAMAAPPDIVVGHSLGANAVLEMLATETAVTPRGAMLIAPFYCPPDLPITWAVHERAQANFVRIIDEGLRNRLGPRLATLDAATLASMRDIMVDRIGPVGFTALFDHFTATALLPLHTVTVPTKVLTGGRDPSLDGPRASALRARLPDAEVVVEPEFHHFCHLDRTAEVARHLAVFAEQVCPDPAIRGGTP, from the coding sequence ATGACCCGGACCGTGCCCGCCGCGCCCGTGCACCCGGTCGCGGGACCCGACTCCGGGGCGCCGACGGTGCTGCTGGTGCACGGCATGTCCGACTCCTGGCAGAGTTGGCGGCACCTCGCGGCGCGGCTGCCGGACACCTGGCGGTTGCTCGCCGCCGAGCTGCCGTGGAAGGCCGGCACCGACCACCACTGGCGGCGGCAGGGCACCCCCGGAACCTGGCTCGCCGCGACGGTCGAGGCCATGGCCGCGCCGCCCGACATCGTGGTCGGCCACTCGCTCGGCGCCAACGCGGTGCTGGAGATGCTGGCCACCGAGACGGCGGTGACGCCGCGCGGCGCGATGCTCATCGCACCCTTCTACTGCCCGCCGGACCTGCCGATCACCTGGGCGGTGCACGAGCGGGCCCAGGCCAACTTCGTCCGGATCATCGACGAGGGACTGCGCAACCGGCTCGGCCCCCGGCTGGCCACGCTGGACGCGGCCACGCTGGCGTCGATGCGCGACATCATGGTGGACCGGATCGGCCCGGTCGGGTTCACCGCGCTGTTCGACCACTTCACCGCGACGGCGCTCCTGCCGCTGCACACGGTGACCGTGCCGACCAAGGTGCTCACCGGCGGGCGGGACCCCAGCCTCGACGGCCCCCGCGCGAGCGCCCTGCGGGCCCGGCTGCCCGACGCCGAGGTCGTCGTCGAGCCGGAGTTCCACCACTTCTGCCACCTCGACCGCACGGCCGAGGTGGCCCGGCACCTCGCGGTCTTCGCCGAGCAGGTGTGCCCCGACCCCGCGATCCGAGGAGGTACGCCGTGA
- a CDS encoding thioesterase family protein, whose protein sequence is MTTAVQHEPVTLPARPGFEGANIRTWIGFKHFAYLVEQGVLQWFRERDHGPGRLYLEHGVGLSVRECSLLLPAVLEVDDEVSVTATPGAAGRFAVRVTRVGGAAGAEPVTACRARVRVALVREPDAPASAPLPADLAGLLEEPGAGEPGPAAGADPAATLRAAGAGFVWAWRVPYFYCQYSQRMQHAGYVRLLEEVVDRYLADRGLSVGRMLRERGWIPVVSRARVEVVGDARVEEPMWVTFTVTDVLKDVTYDARMTCHVLRDGRLTQVASATILHGYAASRGPDAGSLATLDPETVAALTAGCR, encoded by the coding sequence GTGACCACGGCGGTCCAGCACGAGCCCGTGACCCTGCCCGCCCGGCCCGGGTTCGAGGGCGCCAACATCCGCACCTGGATCGGGTTCAAGCACTTCGCGTACCTGGTGGAGCAGGGTGTCCTGCAGTGGTTCCGCGAGCGCGACCACGGCCCGGGCCGGCTCTACCTGGAGCACGGCGTGGGGCTGTCGGTGCGGGAGTGCTCGCTGCTGCTGCCGGCCGTCCTGGAGGTCGACGACGAGGTGAGCGTGACCGCCACCCCGGGCGCGGCCGGCCGGTTCGCGGTGCGCGTCACCCGCGTGGGCGGCGCGGCCGGGGCCGAGCCGGTCACCGCCTGCCGGGCCCGGGTCCGGGTCGCGCTGGTCCGCGAGCCGGACGCGCCGGCCTCGGCGCCGCTGCCGGCGGACCTGGCCGGCCTGCTCGAGGAGCCGGGCGCCGGGGAGCCCGGCCCGGCCGCCGGCGCCGACCCGGCCGCCACCCTGCGCGCCGCCGGCGCGGGCTTCGTGTGGGCCTGGCGGGTGCCCTACTTCTACTGCCAGTACTCACAGCGCATGCAGCACGCCGGCTACGTCCGGCTGCTGGAGGAGGTGGTGGACCGCTACCTCGCCGACCGGGGCCTGTCGGTCGGGCGGATGCTGCGCGAGCGGGGCTGGATCCCGGTGGTCTCCCGGGCTCGTGTCGAGGTGGTCGGCGACGCGCGTGTCGAGGAGCCGATGTGGGTCACCTTCACCGTCACCGACGTGCTCAAGGACGTCACCTACGACGCCCGGATGACCTGTCACGTGCTGCGCGACGGCCGGTTGACGCAGGTGGCCTCCGCCACCATCCTGCACGGCTACGCGGCCAGCCGGGGGCCGGACGCGGGTAGCCTGGCCACCCTCGACCCGGAGACCGTGGCCGCGCTGACCGCGGGTTGCCGGTGA